A portion of the Bactrocera neohumeralis isolate Rockhampton chromosome 2, APGP_CSIRO_Bneo_wtdbg2-racon-allhic-juicebox.fasta_v2, whole genome shotgun sequence genome contains these proteins:
- the LOC126765868 gene encoding LOW QUALITY PROTEIN: ETS-like protein pointed (The sequence of the model RefSeq protein was modified relative to this genomic sequence to represent the inferred CDS: inserted 1 base in 1 codon) yields MPPSAFLVGSTISTTAKTAAAAVTATSSSNSNNGICNARSTPTKYTILTPATTPKLLSPIKNTSSTCSSPSLSPQALQARYAACSPTSAHKYINNNNNNNNNNNNNNCQTVQNYNYLSATTQQQHXQQQQQQQLQQDQLEQQYLQLQQYQAQQQLKRSTPQKMVLQSYENYTSYHLPAHHQHAAHALTHQLSLPQSHQQHQAQQQQHQQHAQQHQPQSQHQQQTHQYQQQSPQHQQQQQQHLQQQGLQSMTQHHRLSGGSTGSASVSSSSSSGGASTTAAGLGGSTSGLSTAASSLLDSPNPTASSLGIGYFNDMATNYVGDYSSPHHPTANSYYTDIDANFFSQGYSSNPHDHSNNSPPPQTQQQTQNANNNGGSLLSHAQQQQQQQQQSQQSNPAANSNASGVNANQSTGPTPNHNNNNSANMNYMHVALRNSAAAAALYSQHQMKEEPGTQNTSSYSSLGSGSSNGQTDPADLSVSSVYGLPPHLAGAAAAAAVAAATGVHYDDNDYHSTISSQEHPNYQDSGADFYGLAVANNEQKYNAYGRSPFPDSYASEYGSYDPTRFSSMSGQSPADQWGVHHAGQHSAAYMNTMSLEKALMGAYPMQGGVPCFTGSGPIQLWQFLLELLMDKTCQGFISWTGDGWEFKLTDPDEVARRWGIRKNKPKMNYEKLSRGLRYYYDKNIIHKTAGKRYVYKFVCDLQNLIGYTPEELCAKYDLKTDKKDDD; encoded by the exons ATGCCGCCCTCTGCGTTCCTAGTTGGTTCCACCATTTCGACAACAGCaaagacagcagcagcagcagtgacAGCAACGAGTAGCAGTAACAGCAATAACGGCATTTGTAACGCACGCAGCACACCAACAAAATATACGATTTTGACGCCAGCAACAACACCGAAACTGCTGTCGCCGATAAAGAACACATCGTCGACCTGTTCCTCGCCATCGCTGTCGCCACAAGCATTGCAAGCGCGTTACGCGGCGTGTAGCCCCACCAGCGCACACaaatacattaataataataataacaacaacaacaataataataataacaattgtcAAACAGtacaaaattacaattacttAAGTGCtacgacacaacaacaac aacagcaacaacaacaacaacagctgcaacaGGATCAGCTGGAGCAgcaatatttgcaattgcaacagTATCAGGCACAGCAGCAGTTGAAGCGATCAACGCCACAAAAAATGGTGCTGCAAAGCTATGAAAATTACACCTCTTACCATTTGCCTGCCCATCATCAGCACGCTGCGCATGCGTTGACGCATCAGCTGTCGTTGCCACAGTCGCATCAGCAACATCAggcgcaacagcagcagcatcaaCAACATGCGCAACAACACCAGCCTCAGTCACAGCATCAGCAGCAAACGCATCAATATCAACAACAGTCGCCgcaacatcaacagcagcaacaacaacacctgcAGCAGCAAGGTTTGCAGTCGATGACGCAGCATCATCGCTTGTCGGGCGGCAGCACTGGCAGCGCCTCTGTTAGTTCCTCGTCATCGTCCGGCGGCGCCTCGACAACCGCTGCAGGCCTCGGTGGCAGCACGTCGGGCTTGAGCACAGCCGCTTCGTCGTTGCTTGACTCACCGAATCCTACCGCCTCGTCGCTCGGCATTGGCTACTTCAATGACATGGCCACCAATTATGTTGGTGACTACTCCTCGCCACATCATCCAACCGCGAACTCATATTACACCGACATCGATGCGAATTTCTTTAGTCAAG GCTACAGCAGTAATCCGCATGatcacagcaacaacagccCGCCCCCGCAAACGCAACAACAAACGCAGAATGCTAACAACAATGGTGGTTCGTTGCTTTCgcatgcgcagcagcagcaacaacaacaacaacagtcgcAACAAAGCAATCCCGCCGCCAACAGCAATGCGTCAGGCGTCAACGCCAACCAGTCGACCGGTCCGACGcccaatcacaacaacaacaacagtgccaATATGAATTACATGCACGTGGCGTTACGAAACTCGGCCGCTGCGGCCGCACTCTACAGCCAACATCAGATGAAAGAGGAACCGGGCACACAGAACACCTCCTCCTATTCGAGTCTTGGCAGTGGCAGTAGTAACGGCCAAACCGATCCGGCTGATCTCTCTGTTTCATCCGTTTATGGTTTGCCACCACATCTGGCAGGTGCGGCCGCTGCGGCAGCTGTTGCTGCAGCCACCGGTGTACATTACGATGATAATGATTATCACAGCACGATCTCATCGCAAGAACATCCGAATTATCAGGATAGCGGCGCCGATTTCTATGGACTTGCTGTGGCGAATAATGAACAGAAATACAATGCCTACGGACGCTCACCATTCCCCGATTCCTATGCCTCGGAGTATGGTTCGTACGATCCAACGCGTTTCTCATCAATGAGCGGTCAGTCGCCGGCAGATCAATGGGGCGTGCATCATGCTGGGCAACATTCGGCCGCGTATATGAATACGATGAGTTTGGAGAAGGCACTCATGGGCGCATATCCCATGCAAGGTGGTGTGCCGTGCTTTACCGGCTCTGGGCCGATACAGTTGTGGCAATTTCTATTGGAGCTGCTGATGGATAAGACGTGTCAGGGCTTCATTTCGTGGACTGGCGATGGCTGGGAGTTCAAGTTGACCGATCCAGATGAG GTTGCTCGTCGCTGGGGTATACGCAAGAATAAGCCAAAAATGAACTACGAAAAGCTCAGTCGTGGTCTCCGCTATTATTACGACAAGAACATCATCCATAAGACGGCAGGCAAGCGCTACGTCTACAAATTCGTTTGTGATCTACAAAACCTGATTGG CTACACGCCAGAAGAATTATGTGCTAAATATGACCTCAAGACGGACAAGAAAGATGATGATTAG